A genomic region of Armatimonadia bacterium contains the following coding sequences:
- a CDS encoding DPP IV N-terminal domain-containing protein yields the protein MQSGKSLLVLLVLCSLIGLAGCGGAEHKDSDGEVPHTTLGVVPAPVGDGVLFARTSGVANLDLYLAHLGATGQKILAGDPRNDLQPAWSPDAQKVVFTSFRDGQADIFIMSATGTGVVNLTNNAARDAAPAWSPDGTRIAFATDRDGQFEIYTMKADGTGLTNLTQSAEHEYSPVWSPDGSRIAFISDSHAQLTAPQICVMGSDGTGRRVLVGRSLANSQPVWSPDGTRLAYVGLEKGNVEVFAVPATGGLPVNLTNSPGLDEAPAWSPDGQSLAFVSTRDGNADIYVMDADGTDQTRLTDNSYQDRSPAWDASGEFIVFLSARASRVGSLEVFVMKADGTDQHAVTTFGD from the coding sequence ATGCAGTCCGGCAAGTCTCTCCTGGTGCTACTGGTGCTGTGCAGCCTGATTGGCCTCGCCGGCTGCGGCGGTGCGGAACACAAGGACTCCGACGGGGAGGTACCGCACACCACCCTCGGAGTGGTGCCCGCACCGGTGGGCGATGGAGTCCTCTTCGCGAGGACCAGCGGCGTGGCCAACCTCGACCTCTACCTCGCTCACCTCGGGGCAACGGGGCAGAAGATACTGGCCGGCGATCCGCGCAACGACCTGCAGCCGGCATGGTCTCCGGACGCTCAGAAGGTCGTCTTTACCAGCTTCCGCGACGGCCAGGCGGACATCTTCATAATGAGCGCGACCGGCACCGGCGTGGTGAACCTCACGAACAACGCAGCACGAGACGCCGCTCCGGCCTGGTCACCCGATGGCACCAGGATCGCCTTCGCGACCGACCGCGACGGTCAGTTCGAGATCTACACGATGAAGGCTGATGGAACAGGGCTGACCAACCTGACCCAGAGCGCTGAGCACGAGTACAGCCCCGTGTGGTCACCGGACGGAAGCAGGATCGCCTTCATCAGTGACTCACACGCCCAACTGACGGCGCCCCAGATCTGCGTGATGGGATCTGACGGGACGGGACGACGGGTACTGGTCGGCAGAAGCCTCGCGAACTCCCAGCCGGTGTGGTCGCCTGACGGCACACGTCTGGCCTACGTCGGCCTGGAGAAGGGCAACGTCGAGGTGTTTGCGGTGCCGGCTACCGGCGGCCTGCCTGTGAACCTCACCAACAGCCCCGGCCTGGACGAAGCGCCGGCCTGGAGCCCGGACGGTCAGTCCCTTGCCTTCGTGAGTACGCGCGACGGGAACGCCGATATCTACGTGATGGACGCCGACGGCACCGACCAGACCCGCCTGACAGACAACTCGTATCAGGACAGGAGCCCGGCGTGGGATGCCTCCGGCGAGTTCATCGTCTTCCTGAGTGCGCGCGCCTCGCGCGTCGGGTCGCTGGAAGTCTTCGTGATGAAGGCTGACGGCACCGACCAGCATGCGGTCACCACCTTCGGCGACTGA